A single Vulpes vulpes isolate BD-2025 chromosome 16, VulVul3, whole genome shotgun sequence DNA region contains:
- the MCM5 gene encoding DNA replication licensing factor MCM5: protein MSGFDDPGIFYSDSFGGDAAADEGQARKSQLQRRFKEFLRQYRVGTDRTGFTFKYRDELKRHYNLGEYWVEVEMEDLASFDEDLADYLYKQPAEHLQLLEDAAKEVADEVTRPRPTGEEVLQDIQVMLKSDASPSSIRSLKSDMMSHLVKIPGIIISASGVRAKATRISIQCRSCRNTLNNIVMRPGLEGYALPRKCNTDQAGRPKCPLDPYFIMPDKCKCVDFQTLKLQELPDAVPHGEMPRHMQLYCDRYLCDKVVPGNRVTIMGIYSIKKFGLTTSKGRDRVGVGIRSSYIRVLGIQVDTDGSGRSFAGAVTPQEEEEFRRLAALPNVYEVISKSIAPSIFGGTDMKKAIACLLFGGSRKRLPDGLTRRGDINLLMLGDPGTAKSQLLKFVEKCSPIGVYTSGKGSSAAGLTASVMRDPSSRNFIMEGGAMVLADGGVVCIDEFDKMREDDRVAIHEAMEQQTISIAKAGITTTLNSRCSVLAAANSVFGRWDETKGEDNIDFMPTILSRFDMIFIVKDEHNEERDVMLAKHVITLHVSALTQTQAVEGEVDLTKLKKFIAYCRAKCGPRLSAEAAEKLKNRYIIMRSGARQHERDSDRRSNIPITVRQLEAIVRIAEALSKMKLQPFATEADVEEALRLFQVSTLDAALSGTLSGVEGFTSQEDQELLSRIEKQLKRRFAIGSQVSEHSIIQDFTKQKYPEHAIHKVLQLMLRRGEIQHRMQRKVLYRLK, encoded by the exons ATGTCCGGCTTCGACGACCCCGGCATCTTCTACAGCGACAGCTTCGGGGGAGACGCCGCGGCCGACGAGGGGCAGGCGCGCAAATCGCAGCTGCAGAGGCGCTTCAAGGAGTTCCTGCGGCAGTACCGAGTGGGCACCGACCGCACCGGCTTCACCTTCAAATACAG GGATGAGCTCAAGCGCCATTACAACCTGGGGGAGTACTGGGTCGAAGTGGAGATGGAGGACCTGGCCAGCTTCGACGAGGACCTGGCTGACTACTTGTACAAGCAGCCGGCCGAGCACTTGCAGCTG CTAGAGGATGCTGCAAAGGAGGTGGCTGATGAGGTGACCCGGCCCCGGCCCACAGGGGAGGAGGTGCTCCAGGACATTCAGGTCATGCTCAAGTCAGACGCCAGTCCGTCCAGCATTCGTAGCCTCAAG TCGGACATGATGTCACACCTGGTGAAGATCCCTGGCATCATCATCTCAGCGTCTGGCGTCCGTGCCAAGGCCACCCGCATCTCTATCCAGTGCCGGAGCTGTCGCAACACACTCAATAACATTGTCATGCGCCCGGGCCTGGAGGGCTATGCCCTGCCCAGGAAGTGCAACAC GGATCAGGCTGGGCGCCCCAAGTGCCCCCTGGACCCCTATTTCATCATGCCTGACAAGTGCAAGTGTGTGGACTTCCAGACGCTCAAGCTCCAGGAGCTGCCTGACGCGGTGCCTCATGGCGAGATGCCTAGACACATGCAGCTCTACTGTGacag GTACCTGTGTGACAAGGTTGTCCCTGGGAACAGGGTCACCATCATGGGCATCTACTCCATCAAGAAATTTGGCCTGACCACCAGCAAGGGCCGCGACAGGGTGGGTGTGGGCATCCGGAGCTCCTACATCCGTGTCCTGGGCATCCAGGTGGACACAGATGGCTCCG GCCGCAGCTTTGCAGGGGCCGTGACcccccaggaagaggaggagttCCGGCGCCTGGCCGCCCTCCCCAATGTCTACGAGGTCATCTCCAAGAGCATCGCTCCGTCCATCTTTGGGGGCACAGACATGAAGAAGGCCATCGCCTGCTTGCTGTTTGGGGGTTCCCGAAAGAG GCTCCCCGACGGACTCACCCGCCGAGGAGACATCAATCTGCTGATGCTGGGGGACCCCGGGACGGCCAAGTCCCAGCTGCTGAAGTTTGTGGAGAAGTGCTCTCCCATCGGG GTGTACACATCTGGGAAAGGCAGCAGTGCAGCTGGCCTGACAGCCTCAGTGATGAGGGACCCCTCGTCCCGGAACTTCATCATGGAAGGCGGTGCCATGGTCCTGGCCGATGGTGGAGTTGTCTGTATTGACGAGTTTGACAAG ATGCGGGAAGACGACCGAGTGGCGATCCACGAGGCCATGGAGCAGCAGACCATCTCTATAGCCAAG GCCGGGATCACCACCACCCTCAACTCCCGCTGCTCTGTCCTGGCTGCCGCCAACTCGGTGTTCGGTCGATGGGATGAGACGAAGGGAGAGGACAACATTGACTTTATGCCCACCATCTTGTCCCGCTTTGACATGATCTTCATCGTCAAGGATGAACACAATGAGGAGAGGGATGTG ATGCTGGCCAAACACGTCATCACTCTGCACGTGAGTGCGCTGACCCAGACCCAGGCTGTGGAGGGTGAGGTGGACCTGACCAAGCTGAAGAAGTTCATTGCCTACTGCCGAGC GAAGTGTGGCCCCCGGCTATCAGCAGAGGCTGCAGAGAAACTGAAGAACCGGTATATCATCATGCGGAGTGGGGCCCGGCAGCATGAGAGGGACAGCGACCGCCGCTCCAACATTCCCATCACTGTGCG GCAGCTGGAGGCCATTGTGCGCATCGCCGAGGCCCTCAGCAAGATGAAGCTGCAGCCCTTTGCCACAGAGGCAGATGTGGAGGAGGCTCTGCGGCTCTTCCAGGTGTCCACGCTGGACGCCGCGTTGTCCGGCACTCTGTCAG GGGTGGAGGGCTTTACCAGCCAGGAGGACCAGGAGCTTCTGAGCCGCATCGAGAAGCAGCTAAAGCGCCGCTTTGCCATCGGCTCCCAGGTGTCAGAGCACAGCATCATCCAGGACTTTACCAAGCAG AAATACCCGGAACACGCCATCCACAAGGTCCTGCAGCTCATGCTGCGACGGGGCGAGATCCAGCATCGCATGCAGCGCAAGGTCCTCTACCGCCTCAAGTGA